One genomic window of Paraburkholderia phytofirmans PsJN includes the following:
- a CDS encoding methionine ABC transporter ATP-binding protein, protein MANLFDVPQFIEDAPSLAVNPDSHATATQPAVIFDNVGKVFADARGVSTAALANVTLNVARGEVFGIIGRSGAGKSTLLRLVNGLEKPSSGAVRVNGVSVGELDERGLVALRRRIGMVFQHFNLLSAKTVRENIALPLKIAGVPKAAIDKKVDALLELVGLSAKRDAYPASLSGGQKQRVGIARALVTDPDILLCDEATSALDPETTQAILALLRDINQRLNLTIVLITHEMQVIREVCDTVAVIERGEVVETGAVWRVFGDPQHDATRALLRTLVHDLPIDLAKRIKPLNDIGQADAQILLDVRFTGVDAREPDLGGLASALSVDGGHVSFVHGGIDRIQGHAQGRLVVSAQVRADDGSTVQKQIAALLDSARRYANHVEVLGYV, encoded by the coding sequence ATGGCCAATCTTTTCGACGTCCCGCAATTCATCGAAGACGCGCCGTCTCTCGCCGTCAATCCTGATTCGCATGCAACGGCGACGCAACCCGCCGTGATATTCGACAACGTCGGCAAAGTGTTCGCCGACGCCCGCGGCGTGTCGACCGCGGCGCTCGCCAACGTCACGTTGAACGTGGCGCGTGGTGAAGTGTTCGGCATTATCGGCCGCAGCGGAGCCGGCAAGTCGACGCTGTTGCGGCTCGTCAACGGTCTGGAAAAACCGAGTTCGGGCGCGGTGCGCGTGAATGGCGTGAGTGTCGGCGAACTCGACGAGCGCGGACTCGTGGCATTACGCCGGCGCATCGGCATGGTGTTTCAGCACTTCAATCTGCTTTCGGCGAAGACGGTGCGCGAGAACATTGCGTTGCCGCTGAAAATCGCCGGCGTGCCGAAAGCGGCGATCGATAAAAAAGTCGATGCGCTGCTGGAATTAGTGGGTCTGTCCGCCAAACGCGACGCGTATCCGGCGAGCTTGTCCGGCGGCCAGAAACAGCGCGTCGGCATTGCGCGCGCGCTGGTCACCGACCCGGACATTCTGCTTTGCGACGAGGCTACCTCCGCACTGGATCCGGAAACGACGCAAGCCATTCTCGCGCTGCTGCGCGATATCAATCAGCGTCTGAATCTGACCATCGTATTGATCACGCACGAAATGCAGGTGATTCGCGAGGTCTGCGATACGGTTGCGGTGATCGAGCGCGGCGAAGTAGTGGAGACCGGTGCCGTGTGGCGGGTGTTCGGCGATCCGCAACATGATGCGACGCGCGCGTTGTTGCGCACGTTGGTGCATGACTTGCCGATTGATCTCGCGAAACGGATCAAGCCGCTGAACGACATCGGGCAAGCGGACGCGCAGATTCTGCTGGACGTGCGTTTCACCGGCGTCGATGCGCGTGAGCCCGATCTCGGTGGCCTTGCGTCGGCGTTGAGTGTCGATGGCGGCCACGTGAGTTTCGTGCATGGCGGCATCGACCGGATTCAGGGGCATGCGCAAGGGCGCCTCGTAGTGTCGGCGCAAGTACGCGCGGACGATGGCAGCACGGTGCAGAAGCAGATCGCGGCGCTGCTCGACAGCGCGCGCCGCTATGCCAATCATGTTGAGGTATTGGGCTATGTCTGA
- a CDS encoding methionine ABC transporter permease translates to MSELWLSELADAIRDTIVMVGVSAFVAALIGIPLALVLVTTTRGGIFEKRAVNSTLGALVNAFRSTPFIILLVALLPLTRLLIGTTIGVWAAIVPLSIAAIPFFARVAEVSLREVDRGLIEAAQAMGAQRRHIIWHVLLPEALPGILGGFTITVVAMIGSSAMAGAVGAGGLGDLAIRYGYQRFDTTVMVTVIVLLIAIVTAVQFVGDRFVRRLAQRA, encoded by the coding sequence ATGTCTGAGTTGTGGCTTTCCGAACTCGCCGATGCGATTCGCGACACCATTGTCATGGTCGGCGTGTCCGCATTCGTCGCGGCGCTAATCGGCATTCCTCTGGCGCTGGTGCTGGTCACGACGACACGCGGCGGCATCTTTGAAAAGCGCGCGGTGAACAGCACGCTCGGTGCGCTCGTCAACGCGTTCCGTTCCACGCCCTTCATCATTCTGCTGGTTGCGTTGCTGCCGCTCACGCGTTTGCTGATCGGCACGACGATCGGCGTATGGGCCGCGATCGTGCCGCTCAGTATCGCGGCGATTCCGTTTTTCGCGCGTGTGGCCGAAGTGAGCCTGCGTGAAGTGGACCGCGGTTTGATCGAAGCCGCGCAGGCCATGGGCGCGCAGCGCCGCCACATCATCTGGCATGTGCTGTTGCCCGAGGCGCTGCCGGGCATTCTCGGCGGCTTCACGATTACCGTGGTGGCGATGATCGGTTCCTCGGCGATGGCAGGGGCGGTCGGCGCCGGCGGCCTTGGCGATCTGGCGATCCGTTACGGCTACCAGCGTTTCGACACGACGGTGATGGTGACGGTGATCGTGCTGCTAATCGCGATCGTCACGGCGGTGCAGTTCGTCGGCGACCGGTTCGTGCGGCGGCTTGCGCAGCGGGCGTGA
- a CDS encoding acyl-CoA dehydrogenase family protein: MNDPRHADALQTPQAFAESEVRDLAGLLDALRASAAQRDIDGGHAAREKQWIADAGLLTLAVPREFGGLGARWPDIYETIRKIAQVDSALAHLLGFTCLQVVSVNVWGNPEQRARYLSGTVEGRWWWGNAVNPLDTRLVASATDDGGYLLDGQKGFCSGTRGSQMMTVSAHDPLTGKPVFGVVPTTREGITVHDDWNPIGQRQTDSGSVSFTRVKVEPNEVMVRPDTPHASLRTLISQQVLTNLFVGIAQGALDEARAYVTQNGKAWIYSGVDKATDDPYLIQRFGEMRLQAVSAEALATRAAWLLEDAWQQGPALTAETRAQVALATSEAKIVAHRAALDVSEKLFDACGARATHAPLALDRFWRNARVHTLHDPLDYRVRDVGRYALTGALPEVSLYT; this comes from the coding sequence ATGAACGATCCTCGTCATGCCGACGCGTTGCAAACGCCTCAGGCATTCGCTGAGTCTGAGGTGCGCGATCTCGCGGGTTTGCTCGACGCGCTGCGCGCCAGTGCCGCGCAGCGCGATATCGATGGCGGCCACGCCGCGCGGGAAAAACAATGGATCGCCGACGCGGGGCTGCTTACGCTCGCGGTGCCACGCGAATTCGGCGGCCTCGGCGCGCGCTGGCCCGACATCTACGAGACGATCCGCAAGATCGCGCAAGTGGACAGTGCGCTCGCGCATTTGCTGGGCTTCACCTGTCTGCAGGTGGTCAGCGTCAATGTATGGGGCAATCCGGAACAACGTGCCCGCTATCTGAGCGGCACCGTCGAAGGACGATGGTGGTGGGGCAACGCCGTCAATCCACTCGACACCCGGCTCGTTGCAAGCGCAACCGATGACGGCGGCTATCTGCTCGACGGCCAGAAGGGCTTCTGCTCCGGCACACGCGGCTCGCAGATGATGACGGTCTCCGCACACGATCCGCTCACCGGCAAACCGGTCTTCGGCGTCGTGCCGACGACGCGTGAAGGCATCACCGTTCACGACGACTGGAACCCGATCGGCCAGCGGCAGACCGATAGCGGCAGCGTGTCCTTCACACGGGTCAAGGTCGAACCCAATGAAGTGATGGTGCGGCCCGACACGCCGCATGCAAGTCTGCGCACGCTGATCTCGCAACAGGTGCTGACCAATCTGTTCGTAGGCATTGCCCAAGGCGCGCTCGACGAAGCGCGCGCCTACGTCACGCAGAACGGCAAGGCGTGGATCTATTCCGGCGTCGACAAGGCCACCGACGATCCCTACCTGATCCAGCGTTTCGGCGAAATGCGCTTGCAGGCGGTGAGCGCCGAAGCGCTGGCGACGCGTGCGGCCTGGCTGCTGGAAGATGCGTGGCAACAAGGGCCGGCGCTTACCGCGGAAACCCGCGCGCAGGTTGCGCTCGCCACGTCGGAGGCGAAGATCGTCGCGCATCGCGCCGCGCTCGACGTCAGCGAAAAATTGTTCGACGCCTGTGGCGCCCGCGCGACGCACGCGCCGCTCGCGCTCGACCGTTTCTGGCGCAATGCCCGCGTGCACACGCTGCATGATCCGCTCGACTATCGTGTGCGCGACGTCGGCCGATACGCGCTCACCGGCGCGTTGCCGGAAGTTTCTTTGTACACTTGA
- a CDS encoding Nramp family divalent metal transporter: MQFKLPTTATAPFCPSEVQGSVAVSPGAPFWKKILQFAGPGLLISIGYMDPGNWATDIEAGSRYGYSLLFVVMLSSLAAMALQCLSMRLGIATGRDLAALSRDRYSPRVARFQWLLAELSIVACDLAEVLGGALAFHLLFKCSLTTGVLLTAFDTLIVLGLKGKNFRDLEAIMLGLIATIGVGYIIELALVQPHWPSVAQGLIPSWQALSSREPMYLAIGILGATVMPHNLYLHSSIVQTRAVKRDPASIRSAIGMSRIDTIGSLVFALLINMAILILAAAAFHATGHNQVTEIEDAYKLLAPIVGTGFAAVLFAVTLLASGQSSTFTGTVAGQVIMEGFLKLKIPCWQRRFITRALALIPALIGVQMMGNGAVGKLLVASQVVLSLQLPFALYPLIRMTSDRALMGEFANTLLTRFVSWTLFVVISAANLWLVVQTVGIAG, encoded by the coding sequence TTGCAGTTCAAACTACCGACCACCGCAACGGCGCCGTTTTGCCCATCCGAAGTGCAAGGCTCAGTGGCGGTCTCGCCGGGCGCGCCTTTCTGGAAGAAGATCCTGCAATTTGCGGGCCCCGGCCTGCTGATCTCGATCGGCTATATGGACCCGGGCAACTGGGCCACCGACATCGAAGCCGGATCGCGCTATGGCTACAGCCTGCTGTTCGTCGTCATGCTGTCGAGTCTTGCGGCGATGGCGTTGCAATGCCTGAGTATGCGCCTCGGCATCGCGACCGGACGCGATCTCGCCGCGTTGTCGAGAGATCGTTATTCGCCGCGTGTGGCGCGCTTTCAATGGCTGCTCGCGGAGCTTTCGATCGTGGCCTGCGATCTGGCCGAAGTGCTGGGCGGCGCGCTCGCCTTCCATCTGCTTTTCAAATGTTCGCTGACTACCGGCGTCCTGCTGACTGCGTTCGATACGCTGATCGTGCTCGGCCTGAAGGGCAAGAATTTCCGCGATCTCGAAGCAATCATGCTCGGCTTGATCGCGACCATCGGCGTGGGATACATCATCGAGCTCGCGCTGGTGCAGCCGCATTGGCCGTCGGTCGCGCAGGGGCTGATTCCGTCGTGGCAGGCTTTGAGCTCGCGCGAACCCATGTATCTGGCGATCGGCATTCTCGGCGCGACGGTCATGCCGCATAACCTCTATCTGCATTCGTCGATCGTGCAGACGCGCGCGGTGAAGCGCGACCCCGCCAGCATCCGCTCGGCGATCGGCATGTCGCGCATCGACACGATCGGCTCGCTGGTGTTCGCGCTATTGATCAACATGGCGATCCTGATCCTTGCCGCCGCGGCGTTTCATGCCACCGGCCACAATCAGGTCACCGAAATCGAAGACGCTTATAAGCTGCTCGCGCCGATCGTCGGCACCGGCTTCGCGGCGGTGTTGTTTGCGGTGACCCTGCTCGCCTCGGGACAAAGCTCGACCTTCACCGGCACCGTGGCGGGGCAGGTCATCATGGAAGGTTTCCTGAAGCTGAAGATTCCATGCTGGCAGCGGCGCTTCATCACTCGGGCGTTGGCCTTGATCCCCGCGCTGATCGGCGTGCAGATGATGGGCAACGGTGCGGTCGGCAAGTTGCTGGTCGCAAGCCAGGTCGTGCTGAGCCTGCAACTGCCGTTCGCGCTTTATCCGCTGATCCGCATGACCAGCGACCGTGCGTTGATGGGTGAATTCGCCAACACGCTGCTGACGCGGTTCGTTTCGTGGACGCTGTTCGTGGTGATCAGCGCGGCGAACCTGTGGCTGGTGGTGCAGACGGTGGGCATCGCCGGCTGA
- the flhC gene encoding flagellar transcriptional regulator FlhC, with protein MLKRSLTEDAQEVFRAIALIELGARMQVLESELTLSRDRMIRLYREVKGVSPPKGMLPFSADWYMTWLANIHASLFYNTYLFLKNEARCSHLDALTKGYRLYLEHCQHSETEPVLDLTRAWTLVRFFDADILQLTKCCRCTGKFVAHKHDLQHNVVCGACQPPSRAGKTKKAAAARQEALEAAQIAQAA; from the coding sequence ATGCTCAAGCGTAGCCTGACGGAAGACGCACAGGAAGTATTCCGCGCCATTGCACTGATCGAACTGGGCGCACGCATGCAAGTGCTCGAGAGTGAATTGACGCTCTCGCGCGACCGCATGATCCGCCTGTATCGCGAGGTCAAGGGCGTGTCGCCGCCCAAGGGAATGCTGCCGTTTTCGGCGGACTGGTACATGACGTGGCTCGCGAACATCCACGCGTCGCTGTTCTACAACACGTACCTGTTTCTGAAGAACGAAGCGCGCTGCTCGCATCTGGACGCGCTGACCAAAGGGTATCGGCTGTATCTAGAACATTGCCAGCACAGCGAAACCGAACCCGTGCTGGACTTGACGCGTGCGTGGACGCTAGTGCGTTTCTTCGACGCCGACATCCTGCAATTGACCAAATGCTGCCGTTGCACCGGCAAGTTCGTGGCGCACAAACACGATCTGCAGCACAACGTGGTGTGTGGCGCCTGCCAGCCGCCGTCGCGTGCCGGCAAGACCAAGAAAGCCGCGGCCGCCCGCCAGGAAGCGCTCGAAGCAGCACAGATCGCGCAAGCTGCCTGA
- the flhD gene encoding flagellar transcriptional regulator FlhD, which produces MDRSSETLDSIREINLSYIMLAQRMLREDKPVGMFRLGLSSELADLLAGLSLAQIVKLAASDQLLCFFRFNDHSMLSALTQTTKHTAVAPTHAAILLAGQPAEQFA; this is translated from the coding sequence ATGGACCGTAGCAGCGAGACGCTGGATTCTATCCGCGAGATTAACTTGTCTTACATCATGCTTGCGCAACGTATGTTGCGTGAGGACAAACCGGTCGGCATGTTCCGGCTGGGACTGTCGTCGGAACTGGCTGATTTGCTTGCCGGGCTGTCGCTCGCGCAGATCGTCAAGCTGGCCGCTTCCGATCAGCTTTTGTGCTTCTTCCGCTTCAACGATCACTCGATGTTGTCGGCGTTGACGCAAACGACGAAGCACACCGCAGTGGCACCGACTCACGCGGCGATCCTGCTTGCAGGCCAGCCGGCTGAACAGTTCGCTTAA
- a CDS encoding YeeE/YedE family protein, whose product MSDLSTSLPRVPRRFDINPKPLGAALVLIALGAVYLAQTVSGRQAALYLVGALLGMSLYHAAFGFTSAWRVFIADGRGAGLRAQMLMLALGVLLFFPALQAGTLFGHPVVGLVAPAGTSVLVGAFMFGIGMQLGGGCASGTLYTVGGGSTRMIVTLAAFVIGSVVATAHMPFWTALPSLKPLSLVTVFGAGWAIALNLAVFAAIAALTVLIERRRHGQLVNEPPRQPHTSPWLHGPWPLFVGAIALTLLNFATLALSGRPWGVTSAFALWGAKLFATLGIDVADWPYWAAHANANSLAAPVTHDVTSVMDIGIILGAMSAAALAGRYAPVWKVPARSLIAAVVGGLMLGYGARLAYGCNIGAYFSGIVSGSLHGWLWLAAAFAGNVLGTRLRPAFGLEVERVRSTGC is encoded by the coding sequence ATGTCCGACCTCTCCACTTCGCTTCCGCGCGTGCCGCGCCGTTTCGATATCAATCCGAAACCGCTCGGCGCCGCGCTCGTTCTGATCGCGCTCGGCGCGGTTTATCTGGCGCAGACCGTCAGCGGCCGCCAGGCGGCGCTCTATCTCGTCGGCGCGCTGCTCGGCATGTCGCTGTATCACGCGGCGTTCGGCTTCACTTCGGCATGGCGGGTTTTTATCGCCGACGGCCGCGGCGCCGGCCTGCGCGCCCAGATGCTGATGCTCGCGCTCGGCGTGTTGCTCTTCTTCCCGGCACTGCAAGCCGGCACGCTGTTCGGCCATCCGGTGGTCGGACTTGTCGCGCCGGCGGGCACGTCAGTACTGGTCGGGGCCTTCATGTTCGGCATCGGCATGCAATTGGGCGGCGGCTGTGCGTCCGGCACGTTGTACACCGTGGGTGGCGGCAGCACCCGCATGATCGTCACGCTGGCGGCGTTCGTTATCGGCTCGGTCGTGGCGACCGCGCACATGCCGTTCTGGACCGCATTGCCGTCGCTCAAACCGCTCTCGCTGGTGACCGTGTTCGGCGCTGGCTGGGCCATCGCGCTGAACCTGGCCGTGTTTGCCGCCATCGCGGCACTCACCGTTCTGATCGAACGGCGCCGTCACGGCCAATTGGTCAACGAGCCGCCGCGCCAGCCGCATACGTCACCGTGGCTGCATGGTCCGTGGCCGCTGTTCGTCGGCGCGATCGCGTTGACTCTGCTCAACTTCGCGACACTGGCGCTCTCGGGGCGTCCGTGGGGCGTGACGTCCGCGTTCGCGCTCTGGGGCGCCAAGCTCTTTGCCACGCTCGGCATCGACGTGGCCGATTGGCCGTATTGGGCCGCTCACGCCAATGCGAACTCCCTCGCCGCCCCTGTTACGCATGACGTCACCTCGGTGATGGATATCGGCATCATCCTCGGCGCAATGTCAGCCGCCGCGCTGGCCGGACGTTACGCGCCCGTGTGGAAAGTGCCTGCCCGCTCGCTGATCGCGGCGGTGGTCGGCGGCTTGATGCTGGGCTATGGAGCGCGCCTCGCCTACGGTTGTAACATCGGCGCCTACTTCAGCGGCATCGTGTCAGGCAGCTTGCACGGCTGGCTGTGGCTGGCCGCTGCTTTCGCCGGAAACGTACTGGGCACGCGCTTGCGTCCAGCCTTCGGTCTCGAAGTCGAACGCGTTCGGTCCACCGGCTGCTAG
- a CDS encoding GNAT family N-acetyltransferase has protein sequence MHLNDNAVLVRQLGPDDRHDYFQLRLRGLKAHPDSFGQSYEEALAKGPSQHDALLKGSHAAQGDFLLGAYASAGSPLIGVVGLIRNPGDKQRHKAALIGMYVAPEAAGRGVGRALLNELLARASRVEGLRQIQLHVGSRNEAARKLYESLGFRKFGCEVGALNVGGVFHDADLMALFIQ, from the coding sequence ATGCACTTGAACGACAACGCCGTACTCGTACGCCAACTCGGTCCCGACGACCGCCACGACTATTTCCAGCTTCGCCTGCGGGGACTGAAGGCGCATCCGGATTCTTTTGGCCAGAGTTACGAGGAAGCGCTCGCCAAAGGTCCGTCGCAACACGACGCGCTGCTGAAGGGCTCGCATGCGGCTCAAGGCGATTTTTTGCTCGGCGCTTACGCATCGGCCGGATCGCCGTTGATCGGCGTGGTTGGCCTGATCCGCAATCCAGGCGACAAGCAGCGGCACAAAGCCGCCCTGATCGGCATGTATGTCGCGCCAGAAGCGGCGGGTCGCGGCGTCGGTCGCGCGCTGCTCAACGAATTGCTGGCGCGGGCCTCGCGCGTGGAGGGTTTGCGGCAAATCCAGTTGCATGTCGGCAGCCGTAACGAAGCGGCGCGGAAACTGTATGAGTCGCTCGGCTTTCGCAAATTTGGCTGCGAGGTCGGCGCGCTGAATGTCGGCGGCGTGTTTCATGACGCGGATCTAATGGCGCTGTTTATCCAATAG
- a CDS encoding helix-turn-helix domain-containing protein produces the protein MNTLSLAQNVPSHASAASRTVGDLLREWRQRRRMSQLLLAAEADISTRHLSFVESGRAVPSREMVMHLAERLDVPLRARNALLVAAGYAPLFRERPLSDPQLAAAREAVELVLKGHEPYPALAIDRHWTIIAANNALMPLLTGASPELLKPPVNALRLSLHPEGIAASIVNWHAWREHILARLQRQIDVSGDSTLSALRDELAAYPAPPDAEPAGHDNAGVNQIAVPLRLRTPIGVLSFFSTTTVFGTPVDVTLSELAIEAFFPADQQTAAALREFGESQRTEAARQP, from the coding sequence ATGAACACACTCTCTCTTGCGCAAAACGTCCCGTCGCATGCATCGGCGGCCAGCCGCACGGTCGGCGATCTGCTGCGTGAATGGCGCCAGCGGCGAAGAATGAGCCAGTTGCTGCTCGCTGCTGAAGCCGATATTTCGACCCGGCATTTGAGCTTCGTCGAATCGGGTCGCGCGGTGCCGAGCCGGGAAATGGTCATGCATCTTGCGGAACGGCTCGACGTACCGCTGCGCGCGCGCAACGCACTGCTGGTCGCGGCCGGTTATGCGCCGCTGTTCCGCGAGCGTCCGCTATCGGATCCGCAGTTGGCCGCCGCGCGCGAGGCCGTCGAGTTGGTGCTGAAAGGACACGAGCCCTATCCGGCGCTCGCCATCGACCGGCACTGGACCATCATTGCCGCGAACAATGCGCTCATGCCTCTACTAACCGGTGCGAGTCCGGAACTGCTGAAGCCGCCGGTCAATGCGCTGCGCCTGAGCTTGCATCCGGAGGGCATCGCGGCGTCGATCGTCAATTGGCACGCCTGGCGCGAACACATTCTGGCTCGGCTGCAGCGGCAAATCGACGTGAGCGGCGACAGCACACTGAGCGCGCTGCGCGACGAACTGGCCGCCTATCCGGCGCCGCCGGACGCGGAACCGGCCGGGCACGACAACGCCGGCGTCAATCAGATCGCGGTGCCGCTGCGGCTGCGCACGCCGATCGGCGTGCTGTCGTTTTTCAGCACGACCACCGTCTTCGGCACACCGGTCGACGTGACGCTTTCAGAACTCGCCATCGAAGCGTTCTTTCCGGCCGATCAGCAAACTGCGGCCGCACTGCGCGAATTCGGTGAGAGCCAGCGCACCGAGGCGGCCCGCCAACCGTAG
- a CDS encoding addiction module antidote protein encodes MSKIKTARFDASDYLDSEEAIAEYLNAALEDGDADVLLAAIADIAKARGITKVAADAGLGRESLYKTLAPGSKPRMDTVLKLLRALGVKLNVVPEGVAAA; translated from the coding sequence ATGAGCAAAATCAAAACCGCGCGGTTCGACGCGTCGGACTACCTCGATAGCGAGGAAGCGATTGCCGAGTATCTTAACGCAGCGCTTGAAGACGGCGACGCCGACGTACTGCTTGCCGCCATCGCCGACATCGCCAAAGCGCGTGGCATCACCAAGGTTGCGGCAGACGCCGGACTCGGGCGCGAAAGCCTCTACAAAACGCTCGCGCCCGGATCCAAGCCGCGTATGGACACGGTGCTCAAGCTGCTGCGCGCGCTCGGCGTCAAACTCAACGTGGTGCCGGAAGGCGTGGCGGCGGCCTGA
- a CDS encoding type II toxin-antitoxin system RelE/ParE family toxin, whose protein sequence is MTARTRCVDYVRGKHPRVSLFVGLAIRPSRQPRWQPLTSCGEWSRAAPARGTRRTRQITDTGAFFNMVFTLARSYPQGYTAQQIGSPPVYEVNRTEQFDAWLATLADLRARAKILVRIRRAERGHFGDVKLLEDGVSEMRIDCGPGYRVYFAREGRMVYLLLCGGVKATQPADIKHAKAMWAAIRKELS, encoded by the coding sequence TTGACGGCTCGAACGCGCTGCGTCGATTACGTGCGAGGTAAGCATCCTCGTGTTTCGTTGTTCGTCGGATTGGCCATCCGGCCGAGTCGTCAGCCGCGCTGGCAGCCGCTAACCTCGTGTGGCGAATGGAGCCGCGCGGCGCCGGCGCGCGGCACACGACGTACTCGACAAATCACGGACACGGGGGCCTTTTTCAATATGGTTTTTACACTTGCAAGATCGTATCCACAAGGATACACTGCACAGCAGATCGGTTCACCGCCTGTGTATGAAGTCAACCGCACCGAGCAATTCGACGCATGGCTTGCAACGCTCGCGGATTTACGAGCGAGGGCAAAAATACTCGTGCGGATCCGGCGTGCGGAACGCGGGCATTTCGGCGACGTGAAATTGCTGGAAGACGGTGTATCCGAGATGCGCATCGACTGCGGCCCGGGCTATCGGGTTTATTTCGCGCGTGAAGGGCGCATGGTGTATCTGCTTCTCTGTGGTGGCGTCAAGGCCACTCAGCCAGCCGATATCAAGCATGCCAAAGCAATGTGGGCAGCAATCAGAAAGGAACTGTCATGA
- a CDS encoding nuclear transport factor 2 family protein, whose protein sequence is MNAHTDLIDRYFDAWNETDGARRRELIAATWSADADYRDPLLAGAGHAGIDAMIRAVHERFPHHTFRRTGQVDGFADRLRFSWELTTPAGDAIVKGSDFGVIDPHGRLQAVTGFLDQVPDGV, encoded by the coding sequence ATGAACGCGCATACCGATCTGATCGACCGTTATTTCGACGCATGGAACGAAACCGATGGCGCGCGCCGTCGCGAGTTGATCGCCGCGACATGGAGCGCCGACGCCGACTATCGCGACCCGCTGCTGGCGGGCGCGGGCCACGCCGGCATCGACGCGATGATCCGCGCGGTGCACGAGCGCTTCCCGCATCACACGTTTCGCCGTACTGGCCAGGTCGACGGCTTCGCCGACCGGCTGCGTTTCTCGTGGGAGCTGACCACGCCTGCGGGCGACGCGATCGTGAAGGGATCCGACTTCGGTGTGATCGATCCGCATGGACGCTTGCAGGCCGTCACGGGCTTCCTCGACCAGGTGCCCGACGGCGTCTGA
- a CDS encoding RbsD/FucU family protein yields the protein MLKNLDPLLNADILHALRAMGHGDELVICDANFPGDSVARESVLGKVLRLDGVSAPRAIRAVLSVMPLDTFIEHPASRMEVVGEPHTMPAVQREAQVEINAAEGRDVPFASIERFAFYERARKAYCVIATGEERGYGCFVFTKGVLLAPDAPQS from the coding sequence GTGCTGAAGAATCTGGACCCGCTGCTGAATGCCGACATCCTGCATGCGCTGCGCGCGATGGGCCATGGCGACGAACTCGTCATCTGCGACGCCAATTTCCCTGGCGATTCGGTAGCGCGCGAGAGCGTGCTGGGCAAAGTGCTCCGCCTCGACGGCGTGAGCGCGCCGCGCGCGATTCGCGCGGTGCTGTCGGTGATGCCGCTGGACACGTTCATCGAGCATCCCGCGTCGCGCATGGAAGTGGTGGGCGAGCCGCACACCATGCCGGCTGTGCAGCGCGAGGCGCAGGTCGAGATCAACGCCGCGGAGGGGCGCGACGTGCCGTTCGCGTCGATCGAACGGTTTGCGTTTTATGAACGGGCGCGCAAAGCGTATTGCGTGATCGCGACCGGTGAAGAGCGCGGCTATGGTTGCTTCGTCTTCACCAAGGGCGTTCTGCTCGCGCCGGATGCACCTCAGTCGTAA
- a CDS encoding VOC family protein has protein sequence MTFSIDTLDHLVLNVADVEVSAAWYARMLGMRRAEFESRTGTRVAMFYGNQKINLRPVTADTVAWFTGREPVPGSADLCFVTTTSPAEVKAHWLAQGVEIEAGPVERDGARGKMTSVYCRDPDGNLIEVATYPQV, from the coding sequence ATGACCTTTTCGATAGACACGCTCGATCATCTCGTTCTGAACGTCGCCGACGTGGAAGTCAGCGCGGCGTGGTACGCACGTATGCTCGGCATGCGGCGCGCCGAGTTCGAGTCGCGCACCGGCACGCGGGTGGCGATGTTCTACGGCAATCAGAAGATCAATCTGCGTCCCGTAACCGCCGACACCGTCGCGTGGTTCACCGGCCGCGAGCCGGTGCCTGGCAGCGCCGATCTGTGCTTCGTCACGACCACGAGCCCGGCCGAGGTCAAGGCACATTGGCTGGCGCAAGGCGTCGAAATCGAGGCCGGTCCGGTGGAGCGCGACGGCGCGCGCGGCAAGATGACCTCGGTGTATTGCCGCGATCCTGACGGCAATCTGATCGAAGTCGCAACGTATCCTCAAGTATAA